One window from the genome of Lasioglossum baleicum chromosome 9, iyLasBale1, whole genome shotgun sequence encodes:
- the Tty gene encoding tweety isoform X2, with amino-acid sequence MAGGQQLPEQYTVPLLARVFHSLPHLNVSLHSVNNTFNPHSEIYLESLGILGSIPAAWLILTLLVLLVYLVTRCCDRKPRPRRSITLLKFSLAILALLCSGAVAVGLYGNDDVHNGLVQLVAAAKNVDGIIMGVRNQTDTIEATLKKKIEPELISLGDEFDGPASNRTMLNLLLIALDNMKQNTSIAVNRSYEIRKPLSGISLAGAIGIGEKIEQFRWPITMTVLSALLVLCVVLVVGVARHSRCILITFSVFGLFAVIVSWLMASLYLATSVALGDLCVSPDGYLTRAVPSTLASGVLSYYTHCENTRSNPFTQRLQDGQRTVKDMIQNLNQITMLALQLFKDQKVQPKLSSLETHVNTADRLISGLATLLDCKPLHKQYVHAAKSLCHLGLYGLTFMLLASLAAGLFFTVLVWVDSHTWIYIRKRDYHQVDEQDPYLPPSAASQAIAARTLRGQGSYPPTAPSLYPNAHGTQNIIKQPLLLTPPPPSYATATARARQLHESMLKGGGVNGSGGGGDHKSSQHNQQSAGGRAEHRSGLGDQPGQYATLSKQCKTLESSDFY; translated from the exons ATGGCGGGCGGTCAGCAGCTTCCCGAACAGTACACGGTTCCGCTGCTCGCTAGGGTCTTCCACAGCCTGCCGCACCTCAACGTCTCTCTTCACTCGGTCAACAACACCTTCAATCCACATTCCGAAATCTACCTAGAG AGCCTCGGGATACTTGGAAGTATCCCCGCAGCTTGGCTAATCCTGACGTTGCTGGTGTTGCTGGTATACTTGGTAACGAGATGCTGCGACCGGAAGCCGCGCCCCAGGAGGTCGATAACCCTGCTGAAGTTTTCGCTGGCCATCCTGGCGTTACTCTGCAGCGGTGCCGTTGCCGTCGGCCTCTATGGCAACGACGACGTTCACAACGGCTTGGTGCAGCTAGTCGCCGCTGCCAAGAACGTCGATGGGATCATCATGGGGGTGCGCAACCAG ACTGACACCATAGAGGCGACGCtgaagaagaagatcgagcCGGAGCTGATTTCGCTCGGCGACGAGTTCGACGGTCCTGCGAGCAACAGAACGATGCTGAATCTATTGCTGATTGCTCTGGACAACATGAAGCAGAACACCAGCATCGCAGTGAATCGTAGCTACGAGATCCGGAAACCATTAAGCGGGATCAGCTTGGCCGGTGCGATCGGTATTGGGGAGAAGATCGAACAGTTCAGGTGGCCGATCACCATGACCGTCCTCAGCGCTCTTCTCGTTCTCTGCGTGGTGCTGGTCGTCGGTGTCGCCAGACATTCCAGATGCATTCTCATAAC ATTCTCTGTGTTCGGTCTGTTCGCGGTGATAGTGTCATGGCTAATGGCCTCGCTGTACCTGGCAACATCGGTGGCGTTAGGCGACCTATGCGTCTCCCCGGACGGCTACCTAACCAGAGCTGTACCCTCCACACTGGCCTCAGGAGTTTTGTCTTATTACACCCACTGCGAGAATACACGCAGCAACCCGTTCACTCAGAGACTGCAAGACGGCCAGCGTACCGTTAAGGACATGATTCAGAACCTGAACCAGATCACAATGCTCGCATTGCAGTTGTTCAAGGACCAGAAGGTACAACCGAAGCTGAGCAGCCTGGAGACTCATGTGAACACCGCAGACAGACTGATCTCGGGCCTGGCTACGTTGCTCGACTGCAAACCTCTTCACAAGCAATACGTTCATGCTGCCAAGAGCCTGTGCCATTTGGGGCT GTATGGATTGACCTTCATGTTGCTGGCGAGTCTAGCAGCAGGCCTCTTCTTCACCGTGTTGGTTTGGGTGGACTCCCACACCTGGATCTACATACGGAAACG AGATTACCACCAAGTGGACGAGCAGGACCCGTACCTTCCACCGTCAGCAGCCTCGCAGGCGATAGCAGCGCGGACCCTTCGAGGCCAAGGGTCGTACCCGCCTACAGCCCCTTCTCTTTATCCGAATGCTCATGGCACTCAAAATATCATTAAGCAGCCTCTCTTGCTAACGCCGCCCCCGCCGTCCTACGCTACTGCGACTGCTCGAGCACGTCAGCTGCACGAGAGCATGTTAAA AGGTGGGGGTGTTAACGGGAGCGGAGGAGGCGGGGATCACAAATCGTCTCAGCATAATCAGCAGTCGGCAGGTGGACGAGCTGAGCACCGTTCTGGACTCGGAGATCAACCTGGCCAGTACGCGACTCTGAGCAAACAGTGCAAGACACTAGAGTCTAGTGATTTTTACTGA
- the Tty gene encoding tweety isoform X1 encodes MAGGQQLPEQYTVPLLARVFHSLPHLNVSLHSVNNTFNPHSEIYLESLGILGSIPAAWLILTLLVLLVYLVTRCCDRKPRPRRSITLLKFSLAILALLCSGAVAVGLYGNDDVHNGLVQLVAAAKNVDGIIMGVRNQTDTIEATLKKKIEPELISLGDEFDGPASNRTMLNLLLIALDNMKQNTSIAVNRSYEIRKPLSGISLAGAIGIGEKIEQFRWPITMTVLSALLVLCVVLVVGVARHSRCILITFSVFGLFAVIVSWLMASLYLATSVALGDLCVSPDGYLTRAVPSTLASGVLSYYTHCENTRSNPFTQRLQDGQRTVKDMIQNLNQITMLALQLFKDQKVQPKLSSLETHVNTADRLISGLATLLDCKPLHKQYVHAAKSLCHLGLYGLTFMLLASLAAGLFFTVLVWVDSHTWIYIRKRRDYHQVDEQDPYLPPSAASQAIAARTLRGQGSYPPTAPSLYPNAHGTQNIIKQPLLLTPPPPSYATATARARQLHESMLKGGGVNGSGGGGDHKSSQHNQQSAGGRAEHRSGLGDQPGQYATLSKQCKTLESSDFY; translated from the exons ATGGCGGGCGGTCAGCAGCTTCCCGAACAGTACACGGTTCCGCTGCTCGCTAGGGTCTTCCACAGCCTGCCGCACCTCAACGTCTCTCTTCACTCGGTCAACAACACCTTCAATCCACATTCCGAAATCTACCTAGAG AGCCTCGGGATACTTGGAAGTATCCCCGCAGCTTGGCTAATCCTGACGTTGCTGGTGTTGCTGGTATACTTGGTAACGAGATGCTGCGACCGGAAGCCGCGCCCCAGGAGGTCGATAACCCTGCTGAAGTTTTCGCTGGCCATCCTGGCGTTACTCTGCAGCGGTGCCGTTGCCGTCGGCCTCTATGGCAACGACGACGTTCACAACGGCTTGGTGCAGCTAGTCGCCGCTGCCAAGAACGTCGATGGGATCATCATGGGGGTGCGCAACCAG ACTGACACCATAGAGGCGACGCtgaagaagaagatcgagcCGGAGCTGATTTCGCTCGGCGACGAGTTCGACGGTCCTGCGAGCAACAGAACGATGCTGAATCTATTGCTGATTGCTCTGGACAACATGAAGCAGAACACCAGCATCGCAGTGAATCGTAGCTACGAGATCCGGAAACCATTAAGCGGGATCAGCTTGGCCGGTGCGATCGGTATTGGGGAGAAGATCGAACAGTTCAGGTGGCCGATCACCATGACCGTCCTCAGCGCTCTTCTCGTTCTCTGCGTGGTGCTGGTCGTCGGTGTCGCCAGACATTCCAGATGCATTCTCATAAC ATTCTCTGTGTTCGGTCTGTTCGCGGTGATAGTGTCATGGCTAATGGCCTCGCTGTACCTGGCAACATCGGTGGCGTTAGGCGACCTATGCGTCTCCCCGGACGGCTACCTAACCAGAGCTGTACCCTCCACACTGGCCTCAGGAGTTTTGTCTTATTACACCCACTGCGAGAATACACGCAGCAACCCGTTCACTCAGAGACTGCAAGACGGCCAGCGTACCGTTAAGGACATGATTCAGAACCTGAACCAGATCACAATGCTCGCATTGCAGTTGTTCAAGGACCAGAAGGTACAACCGAAGCTGAGCAGCCTGGAGACTCATGTGAACACCGCAGACAGACTGATCTCGGGCCTGGCTACGTTGCTCGACTGCAAACCTCTTCACAAGCAATACGTTCATGCTGCCAAGAGCCTGTGCCATTTGGGGCT GTATGGATTGACCTTCATGTTGCTGGCGAGTCTAGCAGCAGGCCTCTTCTTCACCGTGTTGGTTTGGGTGGACTCCCACACCTGGATCTACATACGGAAACG AAGAGATTACCACCAAGTGGACGAGCAGGACCCGTACCTTCCACCGTCAGCAGCCTCGCAGGCGATAGCAGCGCGGACCCTTCGAGGCCAAGGGTCGTACCCGCCTACAGCCCCTTCTCTTTATCCGAATGCTCATGGCACTCAAAATATCATTAAGCAGCCTCTCTTGCTAACGCCGCCCCCGCCGTCCTACGCTACTGCGACTGCTCGAGCACGTCAGCTGCACGAGAGCATGTTAAA AGGTGGGGGTGTTAACGGGAGCGGAGGAGGCGGGGATCACAAATCGTCTCAGCATAATCAGCAGTCGGCAGGTGGACGAGCTGAGCACCGTTCTGGACTCGGAGATCAACCTGGCCAGTACGCGACTCTGAGCAAACAGTGCAAGACACTAGAGTCTAGTGATTTTTACTGA
- the Tty gene encoding tweety isoform X3, with the protein MAGGQQLPEQYTVPLLARVFHSLPHLNVSLHSVNNTFNPHSEIYLESLGILGSIPAAWLILTLLVLLVYLVTRCCDRKPRPRRSITLLKFSLAILALLCSGAVAVGLYGNDDVHNGLVQLVAAAKNVDGIIMGVRNQTDTIEATLKKKIEPELISLGDEFDGPASNRTMLNLLLIALDNMKQNTSIAVNRSYEIRKPLSGISLAGAIGIGEKIEQFRWPITMTVLSALLVLCVVLVVGVARHSRCILITFSVFGLFAVIVSWLMASLYLATSVALGDLCVSPDGYLTRAVPSTLASGVLSYYTHCENTRSNPFTQRLQDGQRTVKDMIQNLNQITMLALQLFKDQKVQPKLSSLETHVNTADRLISGLATLLDCKPLHKQYVHAAKSLCHLGLYGLTFMLLASLAAGLFFTVLVWVDSHTWIYIRKRRDYHQVDEQDPYLPPSAASQAIAARTLRGQGGGGVNGSGGGGDHKSSQHNQQSAGGRAEHRSGLGDQPGQYATLSKQCKTLESSDFY; encoded by the exons ATGGCGGGCGGTCAGCAGCTTCCCGAACAGTACACGGTTCCGCTGCTCGCTAGGGTCTTCCACAGCCTGCCGCACCTCAACGTCTCTCTTCACTCGGTCAACAACACCTTCAATCCACATTCCGAAATCTACCTAGAG AGCCTCGGGATACTTGGAAGTATCCCCGCAGCTTGGCTAATCCTGACGTTGCTGGTGTTGCTGGTATACTTGGTAACGAGATGCTGCGACCGGAAGCCGCGCCCCAGGAGGTCGATAACCCTGCTGAAGTTTTCGCTGGCCATCCTGGCGTTACTCTGCAGCGGTGCCGTTGCCGTCGGCCTCTATGGCAACGACGACGTTCACAACGGCTTGGTGCAGCTAGTCGCCGCTGCCAAGAACGTCGATGGGATCATCATGGGGGTGCGCAACCAG ACTGACACCATAGAGGCGACGCtgaagaagaagatcgagcCGGAGCTGATTTCGCTCGGCGACGAGTTCGACGGTCCTGCGAGCAACAGAACGATGCTGAATCTATTGCTGATTGCTCTGGACAACATGAAGCAGAACACCAGCATCGCAGTGAATCGTAGCTACGAGATCCGGAAACCATTAAGCGGGATCAGCTTGGCCGGTGCGATCGGTATTGGGGAGAAGATCGAACAGTTCAGGTGGCCGATCACCATGACCGTCCTCAGCGCTCTTCTCGTTCTCTGCGTGGTGCTGGTCGTCGGTGTCGCCAGACATTCCAGATGCATTCTCATAAC ATTCTCTGTGTTCGGTCTGTTCGCGGTGATAGTGTCATGGCTAATGGCCTCGCTGTACCTGGCAACATCGGTGGCGTTAGGCGACCTATGCGTCTCCCCGGACGGCTACCTAACCAGAGCTGTACCCTCCACACTGGCCTCAGGAGTTTTGTCTTATTACACCCACTGCGAGAATACACGCAGCAACCCGTTCACTCAGAGACTGCAAGACGGCCAGCGTACCGTTAAGGACATGATTCAGAACCTGAACCAGATCACAATGCTCGCATTGCAGTTGTTCAAGGACCAGAAGGTACAACCGAAGCTGAGCAGCCTGGAGACTCATGTGAACACCGCAGACAGACTGATCTCGGGCCTGGCTACGTTGCTCGACTGCAAACCTCTTCACAAGCAATACGTTCATGCTGCCAAGAGCCTGTGCCATTTGGGGCT GTATGGATTGACCTTCATGTTGCTGGCGAGTCTAGCAGCAGGCCTCTTCTTCACCGTGTTGGTTTGGGTGGACTCCCACACCTGGATCTACATACGGAAACG AAGAGATTACCACCAAGTGGACGAGCAGGACCCGTACCTTCCACCGTCAGCAGCCTCGCAGGCGATAGCAGCGCGGACCCTTCGAGGCCAAGG AGGTGGGGGTGTTAACGGGAGCGGAGGAGGCGGGGATCACAAATCGTCTCAGCATAATCAGCAGTCGGCAGGTGGACGAGCTGAGCACCGTTCTGGACTCGGAGATCAACCTGGCCAGTACGCGACTCTGAGCAAACAGTGCAAGACACTAGAGTCTAGTGATTTTTACTGA
- the Tty gene encoding tweety isoform X4, producing MAGGQQLPEQYTVPLLARVFHSLPHLNVSLHSVNNTFNPHSEIYLESLGILGSIPAAWLILTLLVLLVYLVTRCCDRKPRPRRSITLLKFSLAILALLCSGAVAVGLYGNDDVHNGLVQLVAAAKNVDGIIMGVRNQTDTIEATLKKKIEPELISLGDEFDGPASNRTMLNLLLIALDNMKQNTSIAVNRSYEIRKPLSGISLAGAIGIGEKIEQFRWPITMTVLSALLVLCVVLVVGVARHSRCILITFSVFGLFAVIVSWLMASLYLATSVALGDLCVSPDGYLTRAVPSTLASGVLSYYTHCENTRSNPFTQRLQDGQRTVKDMIQNLNQITMLALQLFKDQKVQPKLSSLETHVNTADRLISGLATLLDCKPLHKQYVHAAKSLCHLGLYGLTFMLLASLAAGLFFTVLVWVDSHTWIYIRKRDYHQVDEQDPYLPPSAASQAIAARTLRGQGGGGVNGSGGGGDHKSSQHNQQSAGGRAEHRSGLGDQPGQYATLSKQCKTLESSDFY from the exons ATGGCGGGCGGTCAGCAGCTTCCCGAACAGTACACGGTTCCGCTGCTCGCTAGGGTCTTCCACAGCCTGCCGCACCTCAACGTCTCTCTTCACTCGGTCAACAACACCTTCAATCCACATTCCGAAATCTACCTAGAG AGCCTCGGGATACTTGGAAGTATCCCCGCAGCTTGGCTAATCCTGACGTTGCTGGTGTTGCTGGTATACTTGGTAACGAGATGCTGCGACCGGAAGCCGCGCCCCAGGAGGTCGATAACCCTGCTGAAGTTTTCGCTGGCCATCCTGGCGTTACTCTGCAGCGGTGCCGTTGCCGTCGGCCTCTATGGCAACGACGACGTTCACAACGGCTTGGTGCAGCTAGTCGCCGCTGCCAAGAACGTCGATGGGATCATCATGGGGGTGCGCAACCAG ACTGACACCATAGAGGCGACGCtgaagaagaagatcgagcCGGAGCTGATTTCGCTCGGCGACGAGTTCGACGGTCCTGCGAGCAACAGAACGATGCTGAATCTATTGCTGATTGCTCTGGACAACATGAAGCAGAACACCAGCATCGCAGTGAATCGTAGCTACGAGATCCGGAAACCATTAAGCGGGATCAGCTTGGCCGGTGCGATCGGTATTGGGGAGAAGATCGAACAGTTCAGGTGGCCGATCACCATGACCGTCCTCAGCGCTCTTCTCGTTCTCTGCGTGGTGCTGGTCGTCGGTGTCGCCAGACATTCCAGATGCATTCTCATAAC ATTCTCTGTGTTCGGTCTGTTCGCGGTGATAGTGTCATGGCTAATGGCCTCGCTGTACCTGGCAACATCGGTGGCGTTAGGCGACCTATGCGTCTCCCCGGACGGCTACCTAACCAGAGCTGTACCCTCCACACTGGCCTCAGGAGTTTTGTCTTATTACACCCACTGCGAGAATACACGCAGCAACCCGTTCACTCAGAGACTGCAAGACGGCCAGCGTACCGTTAAGGACATGATTCAGAACCTGAACCAGATCACAATGCTCGCATTGCAGTTGTTCAAGGACCAGAAGGTACAACCGAAGCTGAGCAGCCTGGAGACTCATGTGAACACCGCAGACAGACTGATCTCGGGCCTGGCTACGTTGCTCGACTGCAAACCTCTTCACAAGCAATACGTTCATGCTGCCAAGAGCCTGTGCCATTTGGGGCT GTATGGATTGACCTTCATGTTGCTGGCGAGTCTAGCAGCAGGCCTCTTCTTCACCGTGTTGGTTTGGGTGGACTCCCACACCTGGATCTACATACGGAAACG AGATTACCACCAAGTGGACGAGCAGGACCCGTACCTTCCACCGTCAGCAGCCTCGCAGGCGATAGCAGCGCGGACCCTTCGAGGCCAAGG AGGTGGGGGTGTTAACGGGAGCGGAGGAGGCGGGGATCACAAATCGTCTCAGCATAATCAGCAGTCGGCAGGTGGACGAGCTGAGCACCGTTCTGGACTCGGAGATCAACCTGGCCAGTACGCGACTCTGAGCAAACAGTGCAAGACACTAGAGTCTAGTGATTTTTACTGA
- the LOC143212088 gene encoding uncharacterized protein LOC143212088, with amino-acid sequence MNQFRSLVRNKAPNIRIQDQMQDQVRTLDRNFTRNQFNGAAQGSAVPNMYGTYNRAQSRQDNKTTVATLSQVQGSDPNLYAVTEL; translated from the coding sequence ATGAATCAGTTCCGGTCGCTGGTACGCAACAAAGCGCCTAATATCCGTATCCAGGACCAAATGCAGGATCAGGTCCGGACGTTGGACAGGAACTTCACCAGGAACCAGTTCAACGGAGCCGCACAGGGCAGCGCAGTGCCCAACATGTACGGTACATACAATAGAGCACAGTCTAGACAAGATAACAAGACCACTGTGGCCACGCTTAGCCAAGTACAGGGCAGCGACCCTAACTTGTATGCCGTCACGGAACTGTAA